In the Mesorhizobium sp. M1D.F.Ca.ET.043.01.1.1 genome, AGCTGATGGTTTTTGCCGCAATCGCCAGCAGCCTCCTGGTGCTCAATGTCGGCCAGACCTGGCTCAACCAGACGATCCGGCTGAAGTTGCGCGAGGCGCTGACGCTCGACCTCATCGACGAATGGATGCGGCCGGCGCGCGCCTTCCGGCTCACCCACGCGGGCGCCATCGGCGTCAACCCCGACCAGCGCATGCAGCAGGACGCCGGGCATCTCTCCGACCTGTCGACAGACCTCGGCGTCGGTTTGTTGCAATCCTTCATCCTGCTTGTGTCCTTCATCGGCGTGCTGTGGGAGCTCTCCTCCGGCTTCGTCTTCGATATCGGCGGCCATTCGCTGGCGATACCCGGCTACATGGTCTGGGCGGCGATCCTCTATGCCGGCATTGCCTCCTGGCTGAGCTGGCTGGTGGGCCGGCCGCTCATCCGCTTCAACAGCGATCGCTACACGCGCGAGGCGGAGCTGCGCTCCTCCATGGTCCGCGTCAACGAGAATATCGACGCCATCGCGCTTGCCCATGGCGAGGCGGACGGCCGCCGGCAGCTGGAGGTCGATCTCGCCAGCGTGCTCGGCGCCATGCGGCGCATCTACGGCGCCCAGATCAACCTGTCCTGGGTCACCGATGCCTATGGCTGGATCACCGTGGTGGCGCCGATCCTGGTCGCGGCGCCGGTCTATTTCGCGGGCGATATCAGCTTCGGCGGATTGATGATGGCTGTCGGCGCCTTCAACCAGGTGAATTCCTCGCTGCGCTGGTTCATCAACAATATCGGCGCCATCGCCGACTGGCGGGCAACGCTGATGCGCGTCGCCGACTTCCGCATCGCGCTCGGCGAAACGGACATCCTGCATGCCAAGGAAAAGCGCATCGCGTTCGGCGAGAACGCGAATGGCAAGCTGACATTCGACAAGCTCGAGGTCGCCTCTCCCGACGGCTGCACCAGGCTTGCCGAGACGGATGCCGAGATAAAGGCCGGCGAGCGCGTCATGATCACCGGCGATCCGCGCGCCGGCAAGACGCTGTTCTTCCGCGCCATCGCCGGCCTTTGGCCCTGGGGAAGCGGGCGCATCGGCATGCCGGCCGGGGAGAGGCCGTTTTTCGTGCCGCGCACGCCCTATTTCCCGCTCGGCACGCTGCGCGACGTGCTCAACCACGCCGAAGGCGCCAGGATCGACGACGCCGAGATTTCCGCGGTGCTCGGCGAAGTCGGCCTCGAGCGCCTGTCGTCGCAGCTCGACCGCTCGGCGCGCTGGGAGCATGAACTGGCCGACGAGGAACAGCGGCTGCTCGCCTTCGCGCGGCTGGCGCTGAGGAAGCCGAAATGGGTGATCATCGACGAAGCGCTGGATACATTCGACGGCGCCACGCTGCGGCGCGTGCTGGCGATGCTGCAGGCCAGGCTGCCGGACGCCGCCATCCTCAATATCGGGCGTGGCCTGCACAACAACGAGTTCTTCCCGCGCGCGCTCACCATCGTCAAGGACAGCGGCCGATCGGCGCTCAAGCCGGCCCGCCTTCGGGCCGGCGCGATCGAACCCCCGCCGGCCGCGGCGCACGCCAGGAAATAGCTTTATTTCGCCGTGATCGCGGTGAAGAATCCCGGCGTGGTGGGAGCCTGCCATGCTCAAGCTGCTCAGCCTGCTTGCATGCCTTGCCTGCGCCGAGGCAGCGCCAATGCCTGCAATCGGCGGCACTGCCGTCGATGTCGAACTGGTGCTGGCCGTCGACATCTCGCAATCGATGGACGAAGGGGAGTTCGCCCTGCAGCGCGCCGGCTATGTCGAGGCGCTGCGGCATCCCGATTTCATCAATGCCGTGCGTTCGGGTTCGAGGGGCCGCATCGCGATCGCCTATTTCGAATGGGCGGGCGTCGTGCGCGGTGACGGCGTGATCGCCTGGCAGGTCATCGACGGCGCGGACAGCGCCAACGCCTTCGCCGACAAGATCGCGGGCCGTCCGTTCCGGAGCTTTCGCGGCACCTCGATTTCCGGCGCTCTCGGCTTCGGCGCCGCGCTTTTGCAGAAAAACGGCTTTTCGGCGCCGCGCCGGGTCATCGACATATCGGGGGACGGGCCCAACAATGCCGGGCTGCCTGTCGCCATGACCCGCGATGCGGCCCTGGCCGAGGGCATCATCATCAACGGCCTGCCGATCCTGATCAGCCCGTCGCCGAGCGTCAGCCATCTCGATCGCTACTATGCCGACTGCGTCACAGGCGGCCCAGGTTCGTTCGTGCTGCCGATCTATGCGGCGTCCGAATTCTCGACCG is a window encoding:
- a CDS encoding DUF1194 domain-containing protein, with protein sequence MLKLLSLLACLACAEAAPMPAIGGTAVDVELVLAVDISQSMDEGEFALQRAGYVEALRHPDFINAVRSGSRGRIAIAYFEWAGVVRGDGVIAWQVIDGADSANAFADKIAGRPFRSFRGTSISGALGFGAALLQKNGFSAPRRVIDISGDGPNNAGLPVAMTRDAALAEGIIINGLPILISPSPSVSHLDRYYADCVTGGPGSFVLPIYAASEFSTAIRRKLIQEVSGIGHLRTVRVDAQAPTDCLLGERLRQRFSDPYFPELDR
- a CDS encoding ABC transporter ATP-binding protein/permease, which gives rise to MDDKPRAEQAAFSVESSSLSDQLAAIRLALKTSPVRRPLLWASIGIVGVIVATSIGQVLLNRWNQPFYDALARRDLPGFLHQLMVFAAIASSLLVLNVGQTWLNQTIRLKLREALTLDLIDEWMRPARAFRLTHAGAIGVNPDQRMQQDAGHLSDLSTDLGVGLLQSFILLVSFIGVLWELSSGFVFDIGGHSLAIPGYMVWAAILYAGIASWLSWLVGRPLIRFNSDRYTREAELRSSMVRVNENIDAIALAHGEADGRRQLEVDLASVLGAMRRIYGAQINLSWVTDAYGWITVVAPILVAAPVYFAGDISFGGLMMAVGAFNQVNSSLRWFINNIGAIADWRATLMRVADFRIALGETDILHAKEKRIAFGENANGKLTFDKLEVASPDGCTRLAETDAEIKAGERVMITGDPRAGKTLFFRAIAGLWPWGSGRIGMPAGERPFFVPRTPYFPLGTLRDVLNHAEGARIDDAEISAVLGEVGLERLSSQLDRSARWEHELADEEQRLLAFARLALRKPKWVIIDEALDTFDGATLRRVLAMLQARLPDAAILNIGRGLHNNEFFPRALTIVKDSGRSALKPARLRAGAIEPPPAAAHARK